A genome region from Rhizobium favelukesii includes the following:
- the ccoP gene encoding cytochrome-c oxidase, cbb3-type subunit III, protein MSDKYVDELSGVETTGHEWDGVRELNNPMPRWWVWTFYATILWAVGYAIAYPSIPLLTKASNGLLGFSSRADLTQEVETAKSAQTMYVDQIAAKTVGEIDADANLRQFAISGGASAFKVNCVPCHGSGATGGPGFPNLNDDDWLWGGDLEAIQKTIAHGVRFDGDSDTHVSEMPAFTDVLDAAQTRNVAAYVWSLTKTPSDMEMANAAGKQTFLDNCAACHGEDGKGSIDMGAPNLADAIWLKGEGEEAIVRQISMPKHGMMPAWSARLGETTVKELTVFVHSLGGGK, encoded by the coding sequence ATGTCGGACAAATATGTTGATGAACTCAGCGGCGTCGAAACCACCGGCCATGAATGGGACGGCGTCCGCGAGCTGAACAATCCCATGCCGCGGTGGTGGGTCTGGACGTTCTATGCGACGATCCTGTGGGCCGTGGGATATGCCATCGCTTATCCTTCCATTCCGCTCTTGACCAAGGCCTCCAATGGTCTACTCGGCTTTTCGAGCCGCGCCGATCTTACACAGGAAGTGGAGACGGCAAAGTCGGCCCAGACCATGTATGTCGACCAGATCGCTGCAAAGACGGTCGGCGAGATCGACGCAGATGCCAATCTGCGGCAATTTGCCATCTCCGGCGGCGCATCGGCCTTTAAGGTCAACTGCGTACCGTGCCATGGTAGTGGTGCAACCGGCGGTCCGGGGTTCCCGAACCTCAACGACGACGACTGGCTGTGGGGTGGCGATCTTGAAGCAATCCAAAAGACCATCGCCCACGGTGTCCGTTTCGACGGTGATAGCGACACCCATGTGTCCGAGATGCCGGCGTTTACTGACGTCCTCGATGCCGCGCAAACACGTAATGTCGCCGCTTATGTCTGGAGCCTGACAAAAACGCCATCCGATATGGAAATGGCGAATGCCGCCGGCAAACAGACCTTTCTCGACAATTGTGCGGCCTGTCACGGGGAAGACGGCAAGGGTAGCATCGACATGGGGGCGCCCAATCTGGCCGATGCCATCTGGCTCAAGGGGGAGGGCGAAGAGGCGATCGTCCGCCAGATCAGCATGCCAAAACATGGCATGATGCCCGCCTGGTCCGCCCGCCTTGGCGAGACGACCGTGAAGGAACTGACCGTCTTCGTGCATTCGCTCGGCGGTGGAAAATAG
- a CDS encoding CcoQ/FixQ family Cbb3-type cytochrome c oxidase assembly chaperone produces METYTAMRHFADSWGLLAMALFFIGVVLFTLRPGGRESANEAASIPLKDD; encoded by the coding sequence ATGGAAACCTACACGGCAATGCGTCACTTCGCCGACAGTTGGGGTCTCTTGGCAATGGCGCTGTTCTTCATCGGCGTCGTCCTTTTCACGCTCCGTCCGGGCGGCAGGGAAAGCGCCAATGAAGCGGCAAGCATACCTTTGAAGGATGACTGA
- the ccoO gene encoding cytochrome-c oxidase, cbb3-type subunit II codes for MSILEKHQIVEKNATLLLVGSLLVVSIGGIVEIAPLFYLQNTIEKVEGMRPYTPLELAGRNIYVREGCYVCHSQMIRPFRDEVERYGHYSLAAESMYDHPFQWGSKRTGPDLARVGGRYSNEWQGQHLTDPRAVVPESIMPSYAFLKTNEVAVKDVGMDLKANGVVGVPYTPDMIANAEADMKMQADPNADTTALLERYPKAKTGDFDGDPSKLTEMDALVAYLQMLGTLVDYSTYDDATGYR; via the coding sequence ATGTCGATACTTGAGAAACATCAGATCGTAGAAAAGAACGCGACGCTTCTGCTGGTGGGATCGCTTTTGGTTGTCAGCATTGGCGGCATTGTCGAAATCGCACCCCTGTTCTACCTTCAGAACACGATCGAAAAAGTGGAGGGGATGCGTCCCTATACGCCACTGGAGCTCGCCGGCCGCAACATCTACGTCCGCGAGGGCTGCTATGTCTGCCACAGCCAGATGATCCGGCCATTCCGCGACGAAGTCGAGCGCTACGGACATTATTCGCTCGCAGCCGAATCCATGTACGACCACCCCTTCCAATGGGGTTCGAAGCGCACCGGACCGGATCTTGCGCGTGTCGGTGGGCGCTATTCGAACGAATGGCAGGGGCAGCACCTCACCGATCCGCGCGCGGTCGTGCCGGAATCAATCATGCCGAGCTACGCCTTCCTCAAGACCAATGAGGTCGCAGTCAAGGACGTTGGCATGGACCTCAAGGCAAACGGGGTTGTTGGCGTGCCCTACACGCCCGACATGATCGCCAACGCCGAGGCCGATATGAAAATGCAGGCTGATCCGAACGCCGACACCACGGCGCTGCTCGAACGCTATCCGAAGGCCAAAACGGGCGACTTTGACGGCGACCCCTCGAAGCTGACCGAGATGGACGCGCTGGTGGCCTACCTGCAGATGCTTGGCACCCTGGTCGACTACTCGACCTATGACGATGCAACCGGATATCGCTGA
- the ccoN gene encoding cytochrome-c oxidase, cbb3-type subunit I — protein sequence MNYTTETVVIAVCAFFALLGAAFAHDHLFAAHMWVLFFVLMGSTLVLLRRVNFSLAGQRPKPDSSEYFDDVIRYGVIATVFWGVVGFLVGVVVALQLAYPDLNIAPYFNFGRLRPVHTSAVIFAFGGNALIATSFYVVQRTCRARLFGGSLGWFVFWGYQLFIVMAATGYLLGITEGREYAEPEWYVDIWLTIVWVAYLLAFLGTLLKRKEPHIYVANWFYLGFIVTVAMLHVVNNLSVPASLLGSKSYSAFSGVQDALTQWWYGHNAVGFFLTAGFLGMMYYFVPKQANRPVYSYRLSVIHFWALIFMYIWAGPHHLHYTALPDWAQTLGMVFSVMLWMPSWGGMINGLMTLSGAWDKIRTDPIIRMMIMAIAFYGMSTFEGPMMSVKAINSLSHYTEWTIGHVHSGALGWVGMITFGAIYYLTPKLWGRERLYSLRMANWHFWLATLGIVIYAAVLWVAGIQQGLMWREYNSQGFLVYSFAETVAAMFPYYLLRAVGGTLYLAGGLIMAFNVYMTIRGHQRNEALTPGARVSQPAE from the coding sequence ATGAACTATACGACGGAAACCGTGGTTATCGCCGTTTGCGCGTTCTTCGCGCTGCTCGGCGCCGCTTTTGCGCACGACCACCTCTTTGCAGCGCATATGTGGGTGCTGTTCTTCGTGCTGATGGGGAGCACGCTCGTGCTTCTGCGCCGCGTCAACTTCTCACTGGCGGGCCAGCGACCCAAGCCCGATTCGTCCGAGTATTTCGACGATGTTATTCGATACGGTGTCATCGCCACCGTATTTTGGGGCGTGGTCGGCTTTCTAGTCGGGGTCGTCGTCGCGCTTCAGCTCGCCTATCCCGATCTGAACATCGCTCCATATTTCAACTTTGGGCGTTTGCGGCCGGTTCACACATCCGCTGTTATTTTCGCTTTCGGTGGCAATGCGCTGATTGCCACTTCCTTCTATGTCGTCCAGAGGACCTGTCGGGCTCGCCTTTTCGGGGGCAGCCTCGGCTGGTTCGTATTCTGGGGCTACCAGCTCTTCATCGTCATGGCCGCAACCGGCTATCTCTTGGGCATTACCGAGGGGCGAGAATACGCGGAGCCTGAATGGTATGTCGACATCTGGCTGACGATCGTCTGGGTCGCCTATCTTCTTGCATTCCTCGGAACGCTTTTGAAGCGCAAGGAACCGCACATCTATGTCGCGAACTGGTTCTACCTGGGCTTCATCGTCACGGTTGCGATGCTGCATGTCGTCAACAACCTATCCGTGCCTGCTTCCTTGCTCGGCTCGAAGAGCTATTCAGCGTTCTCCGGCGTTCAGGATGCTCTGACCCAGTGGTGGTATGGCCACAATGCGGTTGGCTTCTTCCTGACCGCCGGCTTCCTGGGCATGATGTATTACTTCGTGCCGAAGCAGGCGAACCGGCCGGTCTATTCCTACCGCCTGTCGGTCATCCACTTCTGGGCCCTGATCTTCATGTATATCTGGGCCGGTCCACATCACCTGCACTACACCGCGCTGCCGGATTGGGCCCAGACGCTCGGCATGGTGTTTTCCGTCATGCTCTGGATGCCCTCGTGGGGCGGTATGATCAACGGCCTGATGACGCTCTCGGGGGCCTGGGACAAGATCCGGACAGACCCGATCATCCGCATGATGATCATGGCAATCGCCTTTTATGGGATGTCGACCTTCGAAGGTCCCATGATGTCGGTCAAGGCGATCAACTCTCTCAGCCACTATACGGAATGGACGATCGGTCACGTCCACTCGGGCGCCCTCGGCTGGGTCGGAATGATCACCTTCGGCGCCATATACTACCTGACACCAAAACTGTGGGGGAGGGAGCGTCTTTATAGCCTTCGCATGGCCAACTGGCACTTCTGGCTTGCGACACTTGGCATCGTCATTTACGCCGCCGTACTTTGGGTTGCCGGCATCCAGCAGGGCCTTATGTGGCGCGAATACAATAGCCAGGGGTTCCTCGTCTATTCCTTCGCCGAAACCGTCGCTGCAATGTTCCCATACTACCTGCTGCGGGCCGTAGGCGGAACTCTCTACCTCGCGGGCGGTCTGATCATGGCCTTCAACGTCTACATGACCATCCGTGGTCACCAACGCAACGAGGCTCTCACGCCAGGTGCTCGCGTTTCCCAGCCTGCCGAATGA
- a CDS encoding Crp/Fnr family transcriptional regulator, protein MLMQKNIAFEVIQGSVNDNSRHLSLKSLFHSIPQEVLQTGKALFWEGDAANHLFELVDGVMRLYRIIGDGRRVITAFLYPGDLVGTSLQERYLYTAEAVTDCKIRRIARKNFHDEVSRSACLRPDFISLLCQETAAAHDQMVLLSKKNAEERLCSFLLQLISREMTNAAGDLVTLPMNRLDIADYLGLTIETVSRTISKLAGRNVLTPIGRHDMKILSLKRLIQLSGNGDDFSLENCHSSSIH, encoded by the coding sequence ATGTTGATGCAAAAAAATATTGCTTTCGAAGTCATTCAGGGTTCGGTGAATGACAATTCGAGACATCTATCTCTGAAATCACTTTTTCATTCCATTCCGCAGGAAGTGCTCCAGACCGGCAAGGCTCTGTTCTGGGAAGGCGACGCTGCCAACCACCTTTTTGAACTCGTCGACGGTGTTATGCGCCTCTACCGCATCATCGGTGACGGCCGGCGCGTCATCACGGCCTTTCTGTATCCGGGCGACCTCGTCGGCACATCGCTCCAGGAGCGCTACCTCTACACCGCCGAAGCCGTCACTGATTGCAAGATCCGCCGCATCGCGCGGAAGAATTTCCATGATGAAGTCTCCCGCTCTGCCTGTCTGCGTCCTGATTTCATATCGCTGCTGTGCCAGGAAACGGCTGCTGCTCACGATCAGATGGTGCTGCTGTCCAAGAAGAATGCAGAGGAGCGATTGTGCAGTTTCCTGCTCCAGCTTATCTCCCGGGAAATGACGAACGCGGCAGGCGACCTCGTCACGCTGCCGATGAACAGGCTCGATATCGCTGACTATCTTGGCCTTACCATTGAAACGGTGTCGCGTACCATCAGCAAGCTCGCCGGTCGGAACGTTCTCACCCCGATTGGGCGCCACGACATGAAGATCTTGAGCCTGAAGCGTCTGATTCAATTGTCCGGCAATGGCGATGATTTCTCTTTGGAAAATTGCCATAGCAGCAGTATTCACTAG
- a CDS encoding hybrid sensor histidine kinase/response regulator, translating into MSHRFISPRTASKQVLEAIVRIMGGANNIIVHGFNGIITQWSAGCENMYGWMRDEAVGKVVDDLLSTRFPEPIEEIHRQLRENNSWQGEITHRHKDGYDVDVASRSMVVTLSDGEAVIIQTNNDISDLKRAQSEVNAREAHLRSILATVPEAMIVIDEHGIVTSFSTAAEKLFGIQADDICGRNISNLMPNPDRDAHDDYIARYIRTGERRIIGYGRVVTGQRADGSKFPMELHVGETKANGERIFTGFVRDLTGRYKIEEDLRQAQKMEAVGQLTGGIAHDFNNLLTVISGNLEIIEAKLAEGPLSPLLREVQEAAGDGAKLTEQLLAFGRRQALNPTLADLGQLVSSFTDLLRRTLGENIDLKTVIIGSNHNVLVDSPQLQNALLNIALNARDAMPRGGSLTTEIKRVYLDADYAKMYPQVRTGNFVLISVTDTGVGMSDEVKEHAFEPFFTTKDVGSGTGLGLSMVYGFVKQSGGHLQLYSEVGRGTTIRIYLPWVPAAATKADIADTRSDSRDVLPGGTETVLVVEDDGRVRRVAVARLSSMGYKVIEASNAQSALEVLAEDQTIALLFTDIVMPGGMTGDELAKEARIVRSDLKILFTSGYAEPGLGGREFATPGSWLRKPYTAKDLAVRVRELLD; encoded by the coding sequence ATGTCGCATCGCTTCATTTCGCCGCGCACAGCATCAAAGCAAGTACTCGAGGCCATCGTCCGCATCATGGGCGGCGCCAACAATATTATCGTGCACGGCTTTAACGGCATCATCACCCAATGGTCGGCCGGCTGCGAAAACATGTACGGCTGGATGCGTGACGAGGCTGTCGGCAAAGTCGTTGACGACCTTCTTTCGACACGGTTTCCTGAACCGATCGAAGAGATTCACCGCCAGCTGCGAGAGAATAACTCGTGGCAGGGCGAAATCACCCATCGCCACAAGGACGGCTATGATGTCGATGTGGCGTCGCGTAGCATGGTGGTGACCCTTTCCGACGGCGAAGCAGTCATTATTCAGACCAATAATGATATCAGCGATTTGAAGCGGGCTCAAAGCGAGGTCAACGCGCGAGAGGCCCACCTGCGGTCCATTCTCGCGACTGTTCCCGAAGCCATGATCGTGATCGATGAGCACGGAATCGTCACGTCGTTCAGCACCGCTGCAGAAAAGCTGTTCGGCATTCAAGCGGACGATATCTGCGGCCGGAATATCAGCAATTTGATGCCGAACCCCGATCGTGACGCGCATGATGATTATATCGCGCGTTATATTAGGACGGGCGAGCGCCGCATTATTGGCTATGGCCGCGTGGTGACCGGTCAACGGGCTGACGGCTCGAAATTCCCGATGGAGCTCCATGTCGGTGAGACGAAGGCAAACGGCGAGCGGATATTTACCGGCTTCGTCCGCGATCTGACCGGCCGGTACAAGATCGAAGAAGACCTGCGGCAGGCGCAAAAAATGGAAGCCGTCGGACAGCTGACGGGTGGCATTGCCCACGACTTCAACAATCTTCTGACGGTGATCAGCGGCAACCTCGAAATAATCGAGGCGAAGCTCGCGGAGGGGCCGCTCAGCCCGCTTCTGCGAGAAGTGCAGGAGGCGGCCGGCGACGGCGCGAAGCTGACAGAGCAACTTTTGGCATTCGGGCGCCGCCAGGCCCTCAATCCGACGCTTGCGGATCTCGGGCAGTTGGTGTCGAGCTTCACCGACCTGTTGCGGCGGACGCTCGGCGAAAATATCGACCTGAAGACAGTCATCATCGGCTCGAACCACAACGTGCTGGTCGACAGTCCCCAGCTGCAGAACGCTCTTTTGAACATCGCGCTGAATGCCCGCGACGCAATGCCACGCGGCGGCAGCCTGACAACGGAGATTAAGCGCGTCTATCTCGATGCAGACTACGCAAAGATGTATCCGCAAGTACGCACTGGAAACTTCGTTCTCATTTCTGTCACCGATACAGGGGTCGGCATGTCGGACGAAGTCAAGGAACACGCCTTCGAACCGTTCTTCACCACCAAGGACGTCGGTTCCGGTACAGGCCTCGGCCTTAGCATGGTCTACGGTTTCGTGAAGCAGTCAGGCGGTCATCTGCAGCTCTATAGCGAGGTCGGACGCGGCACGACGATCCGCATCTATCTTCCCTGGGTACCGGCAGCTGCGACCAAAGCAGACATAGCCGACACCAGATCCGATTCGCGCGATGTGCTGCCAGGCGGCACTGAGACGGTGCTGGTGGTCGAGGACGATGGGCGGGTGCGCCGAGTTGCCGTCGCGCGCCTGTCATCCATGGGCTACAAGGTCATCGAGGCGAGCAATGCGCAGTCGGCCTTGGAGGTTTTGGCCGAAGATCAAACGATTGCCCTGCTGTTCACGGATATTGTCATGCCCGGCGGCATGACCGGCGATGAGCTTGCCAAGGAGGCGCGCATTGTACGCTCCGACCTGAAGATCCTCTTTACGTCGGGCTACGCCGAGCCGGGTCTCGGCGGACGCGAATTTGCGACGCCAGGCAGCTGGCTGCGCAAGCCCTATACCGCAAAGGACCTCGCCGTGCGGGTTCGCGAGCTGCTGGACTGA
- a CDS encoding pseudoazurin, which produces MRSIIPCLFAATAVLATTTMPLMAADHLVQMLNKGATGAMVFEPSFTKIVPGDTITFVPTDKSHNVESVKGLIPESAAAFKSKPSEQVQIKFDAPGAYVIKCTPHFGIGMVALIQVGDAPANLEAVRTANLPNIARKRLDADIAKITQ; this is translated from the coding sequence ATGCGTTCGATTATTCCGTGTCTTTTTGCCGCGACGGCCGTGCTTGCTACTACCACCATGCCGTTGATGGCAGCCGACCACCTCGTGCAGATGCTCAATAAGGGCGCCACCGGCGCCATGGTGTTTGAGCCGAGCTTCACCAAGATCGTCCCTGGCGACACCATCACCTTCGTCCCGACCGACAAGTCTCACAATGTCGAGTCCGTCAAGGGTCTGATCCCAGAGAGCGCAGCTGCATTCAAGTCGAAGCCAAGCGAGCAGGTTCAGATCAAGTTCGATGCGCCCGGCGCCTATGTAATCAAGTGCACACCGCACTTCGGCATTGGAATGGTCGCGCTGATCCAGGTCGGCGATGCGCCGGCAAATCTTGAGGCCGTCAGGACCGCGAACCTTCCAAACATAGCCCGCAAGCGCCTTGATGCGGACATCGCCAAGATCACCCAATAA